The Linepithema humile isolate Giens D197 chromosome 7, Lhum_UNIL_v1.0, whole genome shotgun sequence genome has a window encoding:
- the LOC137001213 gene encoding uncharacterized protein produces MERKLELEMEERLREARGGRVRRGSYGCIEEMWKRKREEAWEKGEEEEKGIFSKSKKITRSPGKEEGKKEGEQKGIEKGEEEMRKWKREMEGVMKEVMRMGLEEWKEEMRQMKEEVKEGIIDIRKEMKEIRDKEEGWREEREEMKRHIKGLERRIKEIERDGENEREGGRKEGKGEGGKIEIRIKEIERRMERKEREERRRNLVIKGIEVREGKRKEAVEELMKVIEAKVKIEEIWRIAEDREKGREIVGIRLENDEKRKEIWERKKMLKGRKERIVEDWTWKERRMRWKLEEIAREEERKGKSVWIGYGRVRINGQWWKWDEEEEVLRDGKGCTKVGGQGEGRLGREGSMG; encoded by the coding sequence ATGGAAAGGAAATTGGAATTGGAAATGGAAGAGAGATTAAGAGAAGCGAGAGGGGGGAGAGTTAGACGCGGAAGTTATGGGTGTATAGAGGAGAtgtggaagaggaagagggaagAGGCATGGGAAAAGggggaagaggaggagaaagGCATATTTAGTAAAAGTAAGAAGATAACGAGGTCACCGGGGAAAGAAGagggaaagaaagaaggagagcAGAAGGGGATAGAGAAGGGAGAGGAGGAGATGAGGAAATGGAAAAGGGAgatggagggggtaatgaagGAGGTGATGAGGATGGGGTTGGAGGAGTGGAAGGAAGAAATGAGACAGATGAAGGAAGAAGTGAAGGAGGGAATAATAGACATAAGGAAGGAAATGAAAGAGATTAGAGATAAGGAGGAGGGGTGgagggaggagagagaggaaatGAAAAGGCATATAAAGGGATTGGAAAGGAGaataaaagagatagagagagacggagagaatgagagggaaggaggaaggaaagaagggaagggagaaggaggaaaaatagaaataagaataaaagagatagaaaggaggatggaaaggaaagagagggaaGAGAGGAGAAGGAATTTGGTAATAAAAGGAATAGAGGTAAGGGAAGGGAAAAGGAAAGAAGCGGTAGAAGAATTAATGAAGGTTATAGAAGCGAAGGTAAAGATAGAAGAGATATGGAGGATAGCGGAGGAtagagaaaaaggaagagagataGTGGGGATAAGGCTGGAGAATGATGAGAAAAGGAAGGAGATatgggagagaaagaaaatgctTAAGGGTAGAAAGGAAAGAATAGTAGAGGACTGGACATGGAAAGAAAGGAGGATGAGATGGAAATTGGAGGAGATAGCCAGGGAAGAGGAAAGGAAAGGGAAAAGTGTATGGATAGGATATGGGAGAGTAAGAATAAATGGGCAATGGTGGAAGTGGgatgaggaggaggaggtgcTAAGAGACGGGAAAGGGTGCACAAAAGTAGGGGGGCAGGGGGAAGGGAGATTGGGGAGGGAGGGAAGCATGGGATAG
- the LOC137001214 gene encoding trichohyalin-like: protein MEEMLQSMEQWVGEKEVEVSTIIGGDFNARTGEEGGGIEIGKEGEEGGGEGEGRRRKSKDRKMNREGKVMVEFLEERGWGILNGCIEGEEEGEYTFTGGKGNTVIDYVIADEDTRGKIKRLRIGDNIESDHQPVEVWVKGEGQRQKRKRNESREKGKIWRGVWNEEGCKKFKQRMEGLKSGEEEMRVEWEGMERKMKEAIKEVERDVGKEEGKRRGWWDRECEEKKKEARRELRGWRRKGGEGKEYKEKKKEYKETCERKKKEENERWEKRAREVKRENEVWEIVNRERKRRTRINDGIGMEEWKEYFMRLLGGTEGKVVKGGERKKGGEGEEEEEISRKEIKEAIKKLRNGKAMGVDGIPGEAWKYGGEEVEEWVWSWCNRVWRGEGWPEKWKEGVVVPIRKKGEGEKVEDYRGVTLMSSCYKIYTITLAERLRREVEEKGIVPQSQTGFREGMGTLDNIYVLNYLVNRQLGKKKGKMTALFIHSPEKKAVH from the coding sequence ATGGAGGAGATGTTACAGAGCATGGAACAGTGGGTAGGGGAGAAGGAGGTAGAAGTGAGTACAATAATTGGGGGGGACTTTAATGCGAGAACAGGGGAGGAGGGAGGAGGTATAGAGATAGggaaagagggagaggaaggaggaggggagggggagggaaggAGAAGGAAATCGAAGGATAGGAAGATGAATAGGGAGGGGAAGGTGATGGTGGAGTTCTTGGAGGAAAGAGGATGGGGAATACTGAATGGATGCATAGAGGGTGAGGAGGAGGGGGAGTACACGTTCACAGGAGGAAAAGGGAATACGGTAATAGACTACGTAATAGCAGATGAGGATACGAGGGGGAAGATAAAAAGGCTAAGGATAGGAGACAACATAGAGTCAGACCACCAGCCAGTGGAGGTATGGGTTAAGGGAGAGGGACAAAGACAAAAAAGGAAGAGGAACGAGAGTagggaaaaaggaaaaatatggAGAGGAGTATGGAATGAGGAGGGGTGTAAAAAGTTCAAACAAAGGATGGAAGGGTTAAAATCGGGGGAAGAAGAAATGAGGGTAGAATGGGAAGGGATGGAGAGGAAGATGAAAGAGGCGATAAAGGAAGTGGAGCGGGACGTGGGGAAAGAGGAGGGGAAGAGGAGGGGATGGTGGGACAGAGAATGTgaggaaaagaagaaggagGCAAGAAGGGAGTTAAGAGGATGGAGAAGAAAAGGAGGAGAAGGGAAAGAGTataaagagaagaagaaggaataTAAGGAAACGtgtgaaaggaaaaagaaagaggaaaatgaAAGATGGGAAAAAAGAGCAAGGGAAGTAAAAAGGGAGAATGAGGTATGGGAAATAGTAAAtagagaaaggaaaagaagaacTAGGATAAATGATGGGATAGGAATGGAGGAGTGGAAAGAGTACTTCATGAGGCTACTGGGGGGGACAGAAGGAAAAGTAGTAAAGGGgggagaaaggaagaaaggaggggagggagaggaggaagaagagatCAGCAGAAAGGAAATAAAGGAGGcgataaaaaaactaagaaatGGGAAGGCAATGGGAGTGGACGGGATACCAGGAGAAGCATGGAAATATGGAGGGGAAGAAGTGGAAGAGTGGGTCTGGAGCTGGTGTAACAGGGTATGGAGGGGGGAGGGATGGCCGGAGAAATGGAAGGAGGGAGTAGTGGTGCCGATCAGAAAGaaaggagagggagagaaagtgGAAGATTACAGAGGGGTGACATTAATGAGTTCATGTTACAAGATATATACAATAACGTTGGCAGAGAGGCTAAGGAGGGAAGTGGAAGAAAAGGGAATAGTACCACAGAGTCAGACAGGTTTCAGAGAAGGGATGGGGACATTagacaatatatatgttttaaattatttagtgaaCAGACAGCtgggaaaaaagaaaggaaaaatgaCGGCGCTGtttatacactcacccgaaaaaaaagcggtacactga